DNA sequence from the Desulfuromonas thiophila genome:
GGCGCCGAAGACAAACAGATAAAGCACCGCGATCATCACCGGGGTCAGCAGGGTCTGACTGTAAACCCGGGTAAAACGGCGAATTTCCTTAAGCAATAGGGTTGTAAAGCAGCGCCGGCTATTGAACATGGAGCACTCCGGTGGTTTTGGCGCTGGCTACATCGCGGGTCAGGTGCAGGAACACGTCTTCGAGACTCGGACCGCTGGTATCAAAATCGCTGATATCCAGGCCAAGCTGCTGCAGCTGTGTCAGCAGCAGACAGACGGAGGTCTCGGCCGGCAGGCGCAATTGCAGCGCACGGCCGCCAGAACTCAGCTGAGGTTGCCAGGGCATCAGTGCCGACGGTATCGCCCGCAGCGGGCGAGACAGCCTGACGTGCAGCTGGCGCTGCTGGATCTGCTGTTTGAGCCGCTCTGTGGCATCAAGCGCTACCAGTCGACCCTGCTTGAGGATGGCGACGCGCTGACACATCTGTTCGGCTTCCTCCAGGTAGTGGGTTGTCAGCAGAACCGTGGTGCCGGACCGGTTGACATCGCGGATGAACTGCCACAGGCTGTGACGCAATTCCAGATCCACACCCGCGGAGGGTTCATCAAGGATCAACAGGGCAGGCTTGTGAATCAGGGCTTTGGCTAGCATGAAACGGCGCTTGGTGCCACCGGAGAGATGATTAACCGGTTTGTGCAGATAGGGAGTAAGGGCCAGGCGTTCAACAATGTGGGCGTACCAGTGCGGGTCGAGCTGGGTACCATAGAAACCGGGCTGCAACTGCAGGGCCTGATGGATGGTGAAAAAGGGGTCGGCGATGAGTTCCTGATGCATGACGCCGAGCTGGCAGCGGGCTGCCCGGCTGCGACTGGCACTGCGGAGTACTGGCTGACCGAAGACATGGATGGCACCGGAACCAATGCGGCAGCCACCAGCGATCATGTTGATGGTGGTACTTTTGCCGGCGCCGTTGGGACCGAGCAGACCGAAGATTTCGCCGGCCTCCACGCGGAAACTCAGATGATCCACCACCAGCTGGGAGCCGAAGTGTTTGCACAGGTCAACTATGTCCAACGCCACTGTCATGGCGGCACTATAACGCAAAAAAGGGATGGGAGATAACCTTTCTTTTCCGCGGGGTTTTGTGTAGAGTGTGCGCCGCCGCGGGGCCGGCTCTCGCCACCCTGACCGACACAGCCGAATGGGACGATAACGATGAAAAAAGCAGTGGTTCTCTACAGTGGCGGCCTGGATTCAACAACCTGTGTCGCCCTGGCACAGGCAGCGGGTTGCCGGGTTCATGCCCTGAGTTTTGCTTATGGGCAGCGCCATCAGATCGAGTTGGAGCAGGCTCGCCGGTTTGCCGGCCGTCTGGGCATCAGCGAGCACCGGATAGTCAGTATCGATCTGCGTCAGTTTGGCGGCAGTGCCCTGACCGCCGATCTGGAGGTGCCCAAGGACTGCTGCGATGAGCCTGGTATTCCGGTTACCTATGTGCCCGCCCGTAACACCATCTTTTTGTCCTACGCCCTGGCCTGGGCCGAGGTGCTCGGTTGTTTCGATATCTATATCGGGGTCAATGCCCTCGACTACTCCGGTTATCCCGACTGCCGGCCCGAGTTTATTGCCGCCTTTGAACAGATGGCCAATCTGGCGACCCGTGCCGCGGTGGAAGGACAGGGCCATTTCCGCATTCACGCGCCACTGTTGCAGCTGACCAAGCGCGAAATTATCGAAACCGGTCTGCGGCTGGGGGTAGACTACAGCCTGACCCATTCCTGCTACGATCCGGATGCCAGCGGTGCCGCCTGTGGCCGCTGCGATTCCTGTCTGCTGCGGCTCAAGGGCTTTCGCGAAGCCGGCCTGACCGATCCGGTGCGCTACCAGGCGCGGGGCTAGCCGCCATGAAGACCATGCCCGATCTGCAACAGAGCCGCGATACCCGCCAGATCGCCATTGATCGCGTCGGCATCAAGGATGTCCGTTACCCCATCGTGGTCCTGGACAAGAACCGGTCACGCCAGCACACCATTGCCAGCGTCAATATGTATGTCGAGTTGCCCCACCAGTTCAAGGGCACCCATATGAGCCGTTTTGTGGAGATTCTCAACCAGTACCGCGGCGAGATTACCTTCTACAATATGGATCGGATTCTGGCGGCCATGAAAGAGCGACTCGAATCCGATTGTGCTCATATGGAGCTGAGTTTTCCCTATTTTATCGAGAAAACAGCACCGGTTTCGGGCGCCCGCAGCCTGATGAGCTACGATTGCCGGTTTATCGGCACCCTGGCCACTGACAAGGATTTTGTCCTGGAGGTCTGTGTGCCCCTGACTTCTCTGTGTCCCTGCTCACGCGAAATCAGCCGCTATGGCGCCCATAACCAGCGTAGCTATGTACGGGTTGCCATTCGCGCTCATGACATGGTCTGGATTGAGGATCTGGTGGCGCTGGTGGAGGAATGCGGCAGTGCGCCGGTCTATGCCCTGCTCAAGCGTGAAGACGAAAAAGCGGTAACCGAGCAGGCCTACGAGAACCCGCGTTTTGTCGAGGACATCGTGCGCGAGGTGACCCGCCGGCTCAAGGCGGTGGCGGCCATAGACTGGTTCAGTGTGGAGTGTGAAAATTTCGAGTCGATTCACGACCATTCAGCGTATGCCACCCTGGAATATCGCCGGGGATAACTGTGGATAAGTCGGTGGTTTCTACAGAGTTATCCACAGAAGTGCCACCGCTGGCGCCGCAGCAGTTGTGGATACTGGCGAAACAGCCGCTGGCGGGGCAGGTAAAAACCCGCCTGGTTCCGCCGCTGCAATCGCGCCAGGCGGCGGCTCTGGCGGGGCTGAGTCTCAAGGATAGTCTGACCCTGGCCAGACAACTGCCGGAGGTGCATACCGGTTTGTGTGTGGCGGGAGATCTCGCCTGGTTTGCCCGCCAGGCTGCTGATCTGCCCTGCCGAGCGCAGGTCGAGGGTGATCTGGGGGCGCGGCTGACGGCGTTGTTCGCGCAGGCTTTTGCCGCTGGCGCCCGTCGCGTCTGCGCCATCGGCAGCGACAGCCCCGATCTGCCACCTGGTCGTATTGGCGAGGCCTTTGCCGCCCTGGCGGACCACGATGTTGTCATAATTCCTGCATCTGATGGCGGTTATGTGCTGATCGGCTGCAGCGGCGCTTATCCGCAGCTGTTTGACGCCATCGCCTGGAGCAGTCCGCTGGTCTGTCGCCAGAGCTGT
Encoded proteins:
- a CDS encoding ABC transporter ATP-binding protein; this translates as MALDIVDLCKHFGSQLVVDHLSFRVEAGEIFGLLGPNGAGKSTTINMIAGGCRIGSGAIHVFGQPVLRSASRSRAARCQLGVMHQELIADPFFTIHQALQLQPGFYGTQLDPHWYAHIVERLALTPYLHKPVNHLSGGTKRRFMLAKALIHKPALLILDEPSAGVDLELRHSLWQFIRDVNRSGTTVLLTTHYLEEAEQMCQRVAILKQGRLVALDATERLKQQIQQRQLHVRLSRPLRAIPSALMPWQPQLSSGGRALQLRLPAETSVCLLLTQLQQLGLDISDFDTSGPSLEDVFLHLTRDVASAKTTGVLHVQ
- the queC gene encoding 7-cyano-7-deazaguanine synthase QueC, producing MKKAVVLYSGGLDSTTCVALAQAAGCRVHALSFAYGQRHQIELEQARRFAGRLGISEHRIVSIDLRQFGGSALTADLEVPKDCCDEPGIPVTYVPARNTIFLSYALAWAEVLGCFDIYIGVNALDYSGYPDCRPEFIAAFEQMANLATRAAVEGQGHFRIHAPLLQLTKREIIETGLRLGVDYSLTHSCYDPDASGAACGRCDSCLLRLKGFREAGLTDPVRYQARG
- the folE2 gene encoding GTP cyclohydrolase FolE2, which encodes MKTMPDLQQSRDTRQIAIDRVGIKDVRYPIVVLDKNRSRQHTIASVNMYVELPHQFKGTHMSRFVEILNQYRGEITFYNMDRILAAMKERLESDCAHMELSFPYFIEKTAPVSGARSLMSYDCRFIGTLATDKDFVLEVCVPLTSLCPCSREISRYGAHNQRSYVRVAIRAHDMVWIEDLVALVEECGSAPVYALLKREDEKAVTEQAYENPRFVEDIVREVTRRLKAVAAIDWFSVECENFESIHDHSAYATLEYRRG
- a CDS encoding TIGR04282 family arsenosugar biosynthesis glycosyltransferase, with protein sequence MPPLAPQQLWILAKQPLAGQVKTRLVPPLQSRQAAALAGLSLKDSLTLARQLPEVHTGLCVAGDLAWFARQAADLPCRAQVEGDLGARLTALFAQAFAAGARRVCAIGSDSPDLPPGRIGEAFAALADHDVVIIPASDGGYVLIGCSGAYPQLFDAIAWSSPLVCRQSCERAVAAGLRLRLLPPWHDLDTPADLRRLAMQPGRLRSQRYARRCLRALPKS